The following proteins are co-located in the Anomalospiza imberbis isolate Cuckoo-Finch-1a 21T00152 chromosome 1, ASM3175350v1, whole genome shotgun sequence genome:
- the ZNF706 gene encoding zinc finger protein 706, which produces MARGQQKIQSQQKNAKKQAEQKKKQGHDQKAAAKAALIYTCTVCRTQMPDPKTFKQHFESKHPKTPLPPELADVQA; this is translated from the exons ATGGCTCGTGGACAGCAGAAGATTCAGTCGCAgcagaaaaatgccaaaaagcaagctgagcaaaaaaagaaacaaggacaTGATCAGAAGgctgcagccaaggctgcctTGATATATACCTGCACTGTCTGTAGG ACTCAAATGCCGGATCCCAAGACCTTCAAACAGCACTTTGAGAGCAAGCATCCTAAGACTCCACTTCCTCCAGAATTGGCTGATGTTCAGGCATAA